Proteins encoded by one window of Companilactobacillus ginsenosidimutans:
- a CDS encoding ABC transporter ATP-binding protein — protein sequence MTKIVDVKNVEKIYGKANEKQFKALSDVNFEVQPGEFVGIMGASGSGKTTLLNILSTLDTPTSGEVKIAGEDITKLNTNEMADFRANKIGFIFQDFNLLENLTAYENIALPLALQNKPVKEIKPAVMSISEKLGLTEILNHYPTELSGGQKQRVAAARALVHKPNIIFGDEPTGALDSKSARALMDTMTKINHEDNVSILLVTHDPFSASFCDRILFIKDGEIGQELKNEQNSRGIFYQEILDSLGTFAE from the coding sequence ATGACAAAAATAGTTGATGTTAAAAACGTCGAAAAAATATACGGTAAGGCAAATGAGAAACAATTTAAAGCTTTATCAGATGTAAACTTTGAAGTTCAACCAGGTGAGTTCGTTGGTATTATGGGAGCGTCTGGATCAGGTAAAACTACTCTTCTAAATATTTTATCTACATTAGATACTCCAACTAGTGGGGAAGTAAAAATTGCTGGAGAAGATATTACCAAACTTAATACTAATGAAATGGCAGATTTTCGTGCCAACAAAATTGGATTTATCTTCCAAGATTTCAACTTGCTAGAAAATCTAACAGCATACGAAAACATTGCACTACCACTGGCATTACAAAATAAACCTGTAAAAGAAATTAAACCAGCAGTAATGAGCATTTCTGAAAAATTAGGTTTAACAGAAATTTTGAATCACTACCCAACAGAATTATCAGGTGGTCAAAAACAACGTGTCGCTGCCGCTCGAGCTTTGGTTCATAAGCCCAATATCATTTTTGGTGATGAACCAACAGGTGCCTTGGATTCAAAAAGTGCCCGCGCTTTGATGGACACTATGACAAAAATTAACCATGAAGATAATGTTTCTATCTTATTAGTAACCCACGATCCATTCTCAGCCAGTTTCTGTGACCGAATCTTGTTCATTAAAGATGGTGAAATTGGTCAAGAATTGAAAAACGAACAGAATTCACGAGGCATTTTCTACCAAGAAATTCTTGATTCATTAGGAACATTCGCAGAATAA
- a CDS encoding sulfite exporter TauE/SafE family protein: MTYVSLILIGFAIGLFVLSTGGGGAALYIGVLTSVFHLSAPVAAATSLFTAFPSLCVGAFGHYKAGNIRFKIGNQMLLSAIPATIVGALVSRFIPKDVYTWIVAIILIVLGIQILYSRFFGKQKTNMKTAHAGLKTAFFGIVSGLMVGIAGLSGGGPVIAGLLVMNLDMVRAAATSSYILVGTTGVGLLFHLSTGNIDWKIGVSLMIGAIAGGLLAPKILSKLDPIKFNSYVKPFIGVLLLVMGLRMVV; the protein is encoded by the coding sequence ATGACATATGTTTCCTTGATATTAATTGGTTTTGCAATTGGTTTATTCGTTCTATCGACTGGTGGCGGTGGTGCAGCACTTTACATTGGCGTCTTAACTAGCGTTTTCCACCTAAGCGCACCAGTGGCTGCAGCAACTTCACTGTTCACAGCCTTCCCTTCACTTTGTGTTGGCGCATTCGGACACTATAAAGCTGGTAATATTCGATTTAAAATTGGAAACCAAATGTTGCTATCAGCAATTCCAGCAACTATTGTTGGGGCATTAGTATCACGTTTCATACCTAAAGATGTTTACACTTGGATCGTCGCAATTATCTTAATCGTCCTAGGAATTCAAATCTTGTACTCACGTTTCTTCGGTAAACAAAAAACCAATATGAAAACTGCTCACGCTGGTTTAAAAACTGCTTTCTTTGGAATTGTCAGTGGCCTCATGGTCGGAATCGCCGGGTTAAGTGGTGGTGGACCAGTCATTGCCGGGCTATTGGTTATGAATTTAGACATGGTTCGAGCTGCCGCAACTTCCTCATATATTCTCGTCGGAACAACTGGAGTCGGATTACTCTTCCACTTATCAACCGGAAATATCGATTGGAAAATCGGTGTTTCATTAATGATTGGTGCCATCGCAGGGGGATTATTAGCGCCAAAAATTTTGTCAAAATTAGATCCAATCAAATTTAATTCATACGTGAAACCATTTATTGGTGTATTACTACTGGTCATGGGATTACGGATGGTTGTTTAG
- a CDS encoding methylated-DNA--[protein]-cysteine S-methyltransferase, producing MYLKSVYASPLGEMTLLAKDEALVGVWFSDQAHFGAGYDLDSVDFGESHPLSLAASWLDSYFAGERPSIDSLPLAPEVTEFRGLVLSVLESVPYGSTITYKEIATRITDLRGGRKSSARAVGGAVGHNPISIIIPCHRVVGSNGSLTGYAGGISRKIALLDLEGAAHGKFI from the coding sequence ATGTATCTTAAATCGGTTTATGCTTCACCTCTTGGTGAAATGACTTTGCTGGCTAAGGATGAGGCTTTGGTTGGGGTTTGGTTTTCTGATCAGGCTCATTTTGGGGCTGGTTATGACTTGGACTCTGTTGATTTTGGCGAGTCTCATCCGCTTTCTCTTGCTGCTTCTTGGTTGGATTCTTATTTTGCTGGGGAACGTCCTTCTATTGATTCTTTGCCACTTGCCCCTGAAGTTACTGAATTTCGGGGTCTTGTTTTGTCGGTGCTGGAGTCGGTTCCTTATGGTTCTACTATTACCTATAAAGAGATTGCCACTCGTATTACTGACCTTCGTGGTGGACGCAAATCATCTGCTCGGGCTGTTGGTGGTGCTGTTGGGCATAATCCTATTTCAATTATTATTCCTTGTCACCGCGTTGTTGGTAGTAATGGATCCTTGACTGGCTATGCCGGTGGGATTTCTCGTAAAATTGCTTTGTTGGATTTGGAGGGTGCTGCTCATGGCAAGTTCATCTGA
- the hflX gene encoding GTPase HflX, which yields MEDLNNTKERVIIAGVSHLQPDFDYTMEELGSLVVANNMEVADVIKQNADSVSGATYFGKGKVTEIAEIANADDVTTIILNDELTPSQIRNLEKSTKLSFMDRTELILQVFSNRAHTKQAKLQVEIAKLQYQLPRIHPSGNPLDQQSSSGGLANRGAGETKLEMDRRVIRKRIDYLRTQLKAVDKTIDVQSRRRTNTTVPLVSLVGYTNAGKSTTMNGLLNFNKDDSEDRKVFEKDMLFATLDTSVRKIDLEDNTSFLLSDTVGFVSKLPHNLIESFKTTLKEAADADLLIQVIDVSDEHWRNMIEVTEKTLNEVGVKGKPMIYAFNKADLKPGQQFPMIEGDNIYYSAIDKESIAKLVDLIKLKLFANYEEVTLMIPYKNQKIAEEILRNTQIISKDFTNDGSLLTAKLSPEQINNYKGFVQEKAPE from the coding sequence TTGGAAGACTTAAATAATACTAAAGAACGAGTTATCATTGCGGGTGTTAGTCACCTGCAACCTGACTTTGACTATACTATGGAAGAACTTGGTTCATTGGTGGTCGCTAATAACATGGAAGTTGCTGATGTTATTAAGCAAAACGCTGATTCTGTCAGTGGTGCTACTTACTTTGGAAAAGGTAAGGTTACTGAGATTGCTGAAATTGCTAACGCTGATGATGTTACTACCATTATTTTGAATGATGAACTAACTCCTTCCCAAATTCGTAACTTGGAAAAAAGCACTAAGCTTTCTTTCATGGACCGAACTGAATTGATCTTGCAAGTGTTCTCGAATCGAGCTCACACTAAGCAAGCTAAACTACAAGTTGAAATTGCTAAATTGCAATATCAACTTCCAAGAATTCACCCATCAGGAAATCCACTGGATCAGCAATCATCATCTGGTGGCCTTGCTAACCGTGGTGCTGGTGAAACAAAACTAGAAATGGACCGTCGTGTCATTCGTAAACGTATCGACTATCTCAGAACTCAATTAAAGGCCGTCGACAAAACTATCGATGTTCAAAGTCGTCGCCGCACCAATACCACTGTTCCACTAGTTTCCTTAGTTGGTTATACCAATGCCGGTAAATCAACAACTATGAACGGATTACTCAATTTCAACAAAGACGATTCCGAAGACCGTAAGGTTTTTGAAAAAGATATGTTATTCGCAACCTTGGATACTAGTGTCAGAAAAATTGATCTGGAAGATAATACTAGTTTCCTCCTATCTGATACAGTTGGATTCGTCAGCAAGCTTCCCCATAACTTGATTGAATCATTTAAAACAACTTTGAAAGAAGCTGCCGATGCTGATTTACTAATTCAAGTTATCGATGTTTCTGATGAACACTGGCGCAATATGATAGAAGTAACTGAAAAAACTTTGAACGAAGTTGGTGTAAAAGGCAAACCTATGATTTATGCCTTTAACAAAGCTGACTTGAAGCCAGGACAACAATTTCCAATGATCGAGGGAGATAATATTTATTATTCAGCGATTGATAAAGAATCAATTGCTAAATTAGTAGATTTGATTAAATTAAAGCTTTTCGCTAATTATGAAGAAGTAACTTTAATGATTCCCTATAAAAATCAAAAAATTGCTGAGGAAATCCTTAGAAATACTCAAATCATTTCCAAAGATTTCACCAATGACGGTTCACTTCTAACCGCTAAACTCAGTCCTGAACAAATCAATAACTACAAAGGATTCGTACAAGAAAAAGCCCCTGAATAG
- a CDS encoding type II toxin-antitoxin system RelB/DinJ family antitoxin has protein sequence MMSLTSITIRLDNKLKQELDIHLGEIGLSFEDYMKLAAEQFVIQNKVPFEIVMPEEIPNRVTRIAMVEAEAKDLGIIPDDIPEFTNVEDLKKYLNK, from the coding sequence ATGATGAGTTTAACATCCATAACAATCAGATTAGATAACAAACTTAAACAAGAACTAGATATCCACCTTGGTGAGATTGGTCTTAGCTTTGAAGATTATATGAAGCTTGCTGCTGAACAATTTGTAATTCAAAACAAAGTTCCCTTTGAAATTGTTATGCCAGAAGAGATTCCAAATAGAGTAACGAGGATAGCTATGGTCGAGGCAGAAGCAAAGGACTTGGGAATAATTCCTGATGACATACCTGAATTTACTAATGTAGAAGATTTGAAAAAATATCTAAACAAATAA
- a CDS encoding APC family permease encodes MPELDSKKSYISWPVIALMDFVTVIGFDDIIYNFQNQGLGIVTTWILMLFLFVVPYEMMVGHMGSVFSHEGGGMSSWVRGTSGNVWGYICAWTYWVSGLPYIVDVANSMLISFGWLIHGNNTMSNTMSNSMFALLTAAIFTLFIFIQHHLKNSLQWLGIIGGGAMFIVTVLYVIMTVVYLGQGNAPHTQPFTLKSFIPKFDLHYLSTFGLVIFAMNGSEFAAPYVTEMKNGKRDFPKAMWMLAIMTGFLTVLGSFSLGVFFNAHHLPNDLKMNGSYYAFQAMGNDFGMGRFFLYVFAITQAIYMMAQLAVLIDAGTRMFLSDTAKSYLPKGLTKTDKRGLPINGYWLTTGICTVIMVLSATLPNMNSIFNQLLNLNGIVSPYTTCFLFSSFIIVRLKPKKFPSDFTYIKNQKWAVIVGAWCFLITFGAATLGILPVDEAYGTGTWYHVLALNIIEPLLMIAVGVILPLIARAERRKDNLA; translated from the coding sequence ATGCCAGAACTTGACTCTAAAAAGTCATACATTAGCTGGCCTGTCATAGCTTTGATGGACTTTGTTACCGTAATTGGTTTTGATGATATTATTTATAACTTTCAAAACCAAGGTCTCGGTATCGTTACTACTTGGATTTTAATGCTATTTTTATTCGTTGTTCCTTATGAAATGATGGTTGGACATATGGGTTCAGTCTTCAGTCACGAGGGTGGCGGTATGTCATCATGGGTTCGTGGTACTAGTGGAAATGTCTGGGGATACATTTGTGCCTGGACTTACTGGGTTTCAGGACTTCCATATATCGTCGATGTTGCCAACTCAATGTTAATTTCATTCGGTTGGTTGATTCACGGAAACAATACGATGTCGAATACGATGAGTAATAGTATGTTTGCGTTATTAACAGCCGCAATCTTCACATTATTCATTTTCATTCAACATCATTTAAAGAACTCACTTCAATGGTTAGGAATCATTGGTGGTGGTGCAATGTTCATCGTTACTGTTTTGTATGTAATTATGACTGTAGTTTACCTTGGACAAGGAAACGCACCGCACACTCAACCTTTCACGCTAAAATCATTTATTCCTAAATTTGATTTGCACTACTTATCAACTTTCGGATTAGTAATTTTTGCCATGAATGGCTCTGAATTTGCTGCACCATACGTTACGGAAATGAAAAATGGTAAACGTGATTTTCCAAAAGCTATGTGGATGTTAGCAATTATGACCGGATTCTTGACAGTCTTAGGATCATTCTCATTGGGTGTGTTTTTCAACGCCCATCACTTGCCTAATGACTTGAAAATGAATGGTTCATACTACGCCTTCCAAGCCATGGGAAATGACTTTGGAATGGGTCGATTCTTCCTATATGTATTCGCAATTACGCAAGCTATCTACATGATGGCCCAACTTGCGGTGCTAATTGATGCCGGAACGCGTATGTTCTTGTCTGACACGGCAAAATCTTATTTGCCTAAGGGTCTAACTAAGACGGATAAACGTGGTTTGCCTATCAATGGATATTGGCTCACTACCGGTATTTGTACAGTTATTATGGTGCTTAGTGCTACTTTGCCAAATATGAATTCAATCTTTAATCAACTGTTGAATTTGAATGGTATTGTTTCGCCTTACACTACTTGTTTCTTATTTAGTTCATTCATTATTGTTCGTTTGAAACCTAAGAAGTTCCCTTCTGATTTCACTTATATTAAGAATCAGAAGTGGGCTGTTATTGTTGGTGCTTGGTGTTTCTTGATCACTTTTGGTGCTGCTACTCTTGGGATTTTGCCTGTTGATGAGGCTTATGGTACTGGTACTTGGTATCATGTTTTGGCGCTCAATATTATTGAACCGTTATTGATGATTGCTGTCGGGGTTATCTTACCGTTGATAGCTCGAGCAGAACGCCGCAAAGACAACCTCGCTTAG
- a CDS encoding bifunctional transcriptional activator/DNA repair enzyme AdaA has protein sequence MASSSEWKAISNNDAEFDGVFWYGVKTTHIFCRPSCPSRLPKRENISIYYDPKLAEADGFRPCKRCRPLNSIVSNETWVQEIDEFLNNHYSENITLSSLSSQIHGSESYLRHVYKQLTGVTPQQKLMNIRLEYAKSLLKNTNDSIKSVGMSVGIDNTTYFIQCFKRRFEITPKQFQYQSRL, from the coding sequence ATGGCAAGTTCATCTGAGTGGAAAGCTATTTCGAATAACGATGCGGAATTTGACGGTGTCTTTTGGTATGGGGTTAAAACTACTCATATTTTTTGTCGACCTTCTTGCCCGTCTCGTCTTCCAAAACGGGAGAACATCTCAATTTATTACGACCCTAAACTGGCGGAAGCTGATGGTTTTCGTCCTTGTAAAAGGTGTCGTCCTTTGAACTCAATTGTTTCTAATGAAACTTGGGTTCAAGAAATCGATGAATTTTTAAATAATCATTATTCTGAAAACATCACTTTATCTTCGTTATCTAGCCAGATTCATGGTTCTGAATCTTATTTACGTCATGTTTATAAACAACTGACTGGTGTGACTCCGCAACAAAAGCTGATGAATATTCGTTTGGAATATGCTAAGTCTTTGTTGAAGAATACTAATGATTCCATTAAATCCGTTGGTATGTCTGTTGGAATCGATAATACAACTTACTTTATTCAGTGTTTCAAACGTCGGTTTGAGATCACGCCGAAACAATTTCAGTATCAATCTAGGCTTTAA
- a CDS encoding FtsX-like permease family protein, with product MLNKLALGGIRHRLRDYSVLFSGLMIAAAIFYMFMTLAMNKQFLNSNSPAAATVFIFGVGAVLLAIITVVYINYANKFLLSMRQKEYGMFMMLGAKSSKISKMIFVETFAIGAIASAIGILIGILATGFVGDILVKNMGMQISHFNSFYMPALLVTIAFFALIFIISAIRNSITLRMTKVLTLLQKDSQPTKIKRNTVWTAAQSVIGIILLAVGYFSMIYMGKNPGFIMIGVVVALITIVLGTYFIINSLTTTIINALKRKKSFSQKGLNNFTLSQLNFRIGDYTRILSVVSIMFALALGAITVGLGFRGQIDTTVNGQHWYDTSIINIGDKENAQLDKINDKSIYEYDYKNAKDGIYVKQSAFNDQPLKIKVFNGNVMDSKTETTSNVEKASFDLQSLSATGEDQAPVKAVSNEKFDQISAKTNKVTFVKTDSFKKNFAEMKAISKIQQKRFPKLVQMQTDKYSAYTVINGFYSGLEFMGFFLGIAFLAMLASCLMFKILSGAAGDVKRYNMLYKIGTRQRTLRKSINKEIAVLFAVPGVIGIVHVLVGVQMFKGLLPHPYVGIEIPFAIFLVLYFLYYFVTRYLYKKIVLK from the coding sequence ATGTTAAACAAGTTAGCTTTAGGTGGTATTCGACATCGTCTAAGAGATTACAGTGTCTTGTTTTCTGGCTTGATGATTGCCGCAGCCATCTTCTATATGTTTATGACCTTAGCCATGAACAAACAATTTTTAAATTCTAATTCACCAGCCGCGGCGACAGTCTTTATCTTTGGAGTGGGTGCTGTACTTTTAGCAATAATTACTGTCGTCTATATAAATTACGCAAATAAATTCCTTTTGAGCATGCGTCAGAAGGAATATGGAATGTTTATGATGCTTGGTGCCAAAAGTAGCAAAATTTCTAAGATGATTTTTGTGGAAACATTCGCTATTGGCGCTATCGCATCAGCAATTGGTATCTTAATTGGAATTTTAGCAACCGGATTCGTTGGCGATATCTTAGTTAAAAATATGGGCATGCAAATTTCTCACTTTAATAGCTTTTACATGCCAGCACTACTAGTAACAATTGCATTCTTCGCTTTAATTTTCATTATTTCAGCAATCAGAAATTCAATTACACTTCGCATGACAAAAGTTTTAACACTGCTTCAAAAAGACAGTCAACCAACTAAAATTAAACGCAACACTGTTTGGACTGCGGCTCAATCAGTCATTGGAATAATTTTATTAGCAGTCGGATACTTCAGCATGATTTATATGGGAAAGAATCCCGGATTCATTATGATTGGTGTCGTAGTGGCTCTAATCACAATTGTTCTGGGAACATATTTCATTATCAATTCATTAACAACCACAATTATTAATGCGCTTAAGCGCAAGAAATCATTTTCTCAAAAAGGGTTGAACAATTTCACCTTGTCACAATTGAATTTCAGAATTGGTGACTATACAAGAATTCTTTCAGTTGTCTCAATTATGTTTGCTTTGGCACTTGGTGCAATTACGGTTGGATTGGGTTTCCGTGGCCAAATTGATACTACTGTGAACGGCCAACATTGGTATGACACTTCAATCATCAATATTGGTGACAAAGAGAATGCTCAATTGGACAAGATTAATGATAAATCTATCTACGAATATGATTATAAAAATGCTAAAGATGGAATTTATGTTAAACAGTCTGCCTTTAATGATCAGCCACTGAAAATTAAGGTTTTCAATGGTAATGTTATGGATTCAAAAACAGAAACAACTTCAAATGTTGAAAAAGCTAGCTTTGACCTGCAGTCATTATCAGCTACCGGTGAAGATCAAGCACCAGTCAAAGCTGTTAGCAACGAGAAATTCGATCAGATTTCAGCGAAAACTAACAAAGTGACATTTGTTAAAACAGATTCATTCAAGAAAAATTTTGCCGAAATGAAAGCCATCTCTAAAATTCAACAGAAACGTTTCCCAAAGCTGGTACAAATGCAGACTGATAAGTATTCGGCCTACACTGTCATCAACGGATTCTACTCTGGACTCGAATTCATGGGATTCTTCCTGGGAATTGCTTTTCTAGCCATGTTAGCTAGTTGTCTAATGTTCAAGATTTTATCTGGAGCAGCAGGAGACGTAAAACGTTACAACATGCTCTACAAGATTGGTACTAGACAAAGAACTTTACGTAAATCTATCAACAAAGAAATTGCCGTGTTGTTCGCAGTTCCTGGAGTGATTGGAATTGTCCACGTATTAGTTGGTGTTCAAATGTTTAAAGGACTATTGCCACACCCATACGTTGGGATTGAAATACCATTTGCCATCTTCTTAGTCTTGTACTTCCTGTACTATTTCGTCACGAGGTACTTGTATAAGAAGATTGTATTGAAGTAA
- a CDS encoding winged helix-turn-helix transcriptional regulator: MAEKQASYQNGVLATLSVMGGKWKPLILCHMGAGPIRPAELLRVVPGISQKVLTDQLRELERDEIIARHVYNEVPPHVEYEITPYGETLNKVLIAMSTWGEDRIKRLQEKGQSVDLVYPDHEGYDND, encoded by the coding sequence ATGGCTGAAAAACAAGCAAGCTACCAAAATGGCGTCTTGGCGACCCTTTCTGTAATGGGAGGAAAATGGAAACCCCTGATTCTTTGCCACATGGGTGCAGGCCCAATTAGACCCGCAGAATTACTTCGAGTTGTTCCAGGCATTTCCCAAAAAGTTTTAACAGATCAATTACGCGAATTAGAGCGCGATGAAATCATTGCCAGACATGTGTACAATGAAGTTCCACCTCACGTTGAGTACGAAATCACACCTTATGGCGAAACTTTGAATAAAGTTTTAATCGCGATGTCGACCTGGGGTGAAGATAGAATCAAGCGTCTGCAAGAAAAAGGACAGTCGGTTGATTTAGTTTATCCAGATCATGAAGGATACGATAACGATTAA
- a CDS encoding SDR family oxidoreductase: MEFIKNKVVVITGASSGIGKETATQLAEKGAKLVLGARRESALKNLSDQLTTTYPDTEVIYQSVDVTRNEEVKSLIDFAKDHFGKIDVLFNNAGLMPISELRDGKVSEWEQMMSVNVMGALYGINAVLPIMEEQGGGQIITTDSVAGHFTGAGSAVYSGTKYAMRAIMEGLRVEEVGKNIKSTMISPGHAQTALAQTISDPETRAAVKATEMNEGLNVKDVANAVVYAINTEDTVAINEVILRSTNQRDY; encoded by the coding sequence ATGGAATTCATCAAAAATAAAGTAGTCGTAATCACAGGAGCATCAAGTGGTATCGGTAAAGAAACAGCTACACAATTGGCAGAAAAAGGTGCCAAATTAGTTTTGGGAGCCAGAAGAGAATCGGCACTTAAAAATTTGTCTGATCAACTAACAACAACTTATCCTGATACAGAAGTAATCTATCAATCAGTCGATGTCACAAGAAATGAAGAGGTCAAAAGTCTAATTGATTTTGCCAAAGACCATTTTGGAAAAATTGATGTCCTATTTAACAATGCAGGTTTGATGCCTATTTCCGAATTACGTGATGGAAAAGTTTCTGAATGGGAACAAATGATGTCAGTCAACGTCATGGGTGCTTTATATGGAATCAACGCTGTTCTTCCTATTATGGAGGAACAAGGTGGTGGCCAAATAATCACAACCGACTCAGTCGCTGGACATTTTACAGGAGCAGGCTCAGCAGTTTATTCAGGAACAAAATACGCAATGCGTGCAATTATGGAAGGTTTGCGTGTCGAAGAAGTTGGCAAGAATATTAAATCAACAATGATTTCACCCGGACACGCACAGACGGCCTTGGCACAAACAATCTCGGATCCAGAAACAAGAGCTGCTGTTAAGGCAACTGAAATGAATGAAGGCTTGAACGTCAAAGATGTTGCCAATGCAGTAGTATATGCAATCAATACTGAAGACACCGTTGCGATCAACGAAGTTATTCTTCGTTCAACAAACCAACGCGATTATTAG
- a CDS encoding acyl-CoA thioesterase, translating into MTQMKCKDTLSITNHRVFASDLNEHNTVFGGQILSAIDNNSSIAASRAARIETVTASVDQVNFMHPFVLQDSRCVESYVTGVGSSSIEVFTKIIGEHLKTGERFLGLTCFSTFVLTDRSIKLPEIIPVSDEEIFVCAGYKQRKLERGEKLKEQVELNKHMSLDFPWDN; encoded by the coding sequence ATGACTCAAATGAAATGTAAAGATACCCTCTCAATTACTAATCACCGTGTTTTCGCTTCTGATTTAAACGAACACAATACTGTTTTTGGTGGTCAAATTTTATCTGCTATTGATAATAATTCTTCTATTGCAGCTTCTCGTGCTGCTCGTATCGAAACCGTTACTGCCTCTGTTGACCAAGTTAATTTTATGCATCCCTTTGTCTTACAAGATTCACGTTGTGTTGAGTCTTATGTGACTGGTGTTGGTAGTTCCTCGATCGAAGTTTTTACCAAAATTATTGGTGAACATTTAAAAACTGGCGAGCGCTTCCTTGGTCTCACGTGTTTTTCAACCTTCGTACTAACTGACCGTAGCATAAAGCTTCCCGAGATAATCCCCGTCAGTGATGAAGAAATATTTGTTTGCGCAGGCTATAAACAACGCAAACTTGAACGTGGAGAGAAGCTTAAAGAACAAGTTGAGCTCAATAAGCATATGTCACTCGATTTTCCTTGGGATAACTAA